A genomic region of Nocardioides plantarum contains the following coding sequences:
- the macS gene encoding MacS family sensor histidine kinase: protein MRGVRTAVGIRAAVAVEDRLFRAVAVLRVVVLVNAVGLALYRGVDNYDHPTAGYVLLAVMVAWTAFATWAYADAARRGVALLGADLALTLTLLALTPLVKGPWFNATVPGFWVMAALFAWAIRFRTPGGLVAGVLIGGADLFLRDELTQTNYSNFFLLMIGGPIVGFACGSLQQMAAERDEAQRAASTAAERVRLARVVHDGVLQVLALVQRRGAELGGDGAELGRLAGEQEKRLRTLIRTQDALRDEVDTGLVDLADALTRLRDRPGVDVAVPGGVVDLPAATAHEVVAVVRACLDNVERHVGEGAPAWVLLESFADHVEVSVRDDGPGIPEGRLAEAAAQGRLGVAESIQGRVRDLGGTAVLTTGSFGTEWELSVPRR from the coding sequence GTGCGCGGGGTCCGCACCGCCGTGGGGATCCGGGCGGCGGTCGCCGTCGAGGACCGGCTGTTCCGGGCCGTCGCGGTGCTGCGGGTCGTCGTGCTGGTCAACGCCGTCGGGCTCGCCCTCTATCGGGGCGTCGACAACTACGACCACCCCACCGCGGGCTACGTGCTGCTCGCGGTCATGGTGGCCTGGACCGCCTTCGCCACCTGGGCCTATGCCGACGCCGCTCGCCGCGGGGTGGCCCTCCTCGGTGCCGACCTCGCCCTGACGCTGACGCTGCTGGCGCTCACGCCCCTGGTCAAGGGACCCTGGTTCAACGCCACCGTCCCCGGGTTCTGGGTGATGGCGGCGCTGTTCGCGTGGGCGATCCGCTTCCGCACCCCGGGCGGGCTCGTGGCCGGGGTGCTCATCGGCGGCGCCGACCTGTTCCTGCGCGACGAGCTGACCCAGACCAACTACAGCAACTTCTTCCTGCTCATGATCGGCGGTCCGATCGTCGGCTTCGCGTGCGGCTCGCTGCAGCAGATGGCCGCCGAGCGCGACGAGGCCCAGCGGGCTGCGTCGACCGCCGCCGAGCGCGTCCGGCTCGCGCGCGTCGTCCACGACGGGGTGCTCCAGGTGCTGGCGCTGGTGCAGCGCCGCGGTGCCGAGCTCGGTGGTGACGGAGCAGAGCTCGGCCGTCTCGCCGGCGAGCAGGAGAAGCGGCTGCGCACCCTCATCCGCACCCAGGACGCCCTGCGCGACGAGGTCGACACCGGCCTGGTCGACCTCGCCGACGCCCTCACCCGGCTGCGCGACCGCCCCGGCGTCGACGTCGCCGTCCCCGGTGGCGTGGTCGACCTCCCGGCCGCCACCGCGCACGAGGTGGTCGCCGTCGTCCGGGCCTGCCTCGACAACGTCGAGCGCCACGTCGGCGAGGGTGCACCGGCGTGGGTGCTGCTCGAGTCGTTCGCCGACCACGTCGAGGTGTCCGTGCGCGACGACGGCCCCGGCATCCCCGAGGGCCGCCTCGCCGAGGCCGCCGCCCAGGGCCGGCTGGGCGTGGCCGAGTCCATCCAGGGCCGCGTCCGCGACCTCGGCGGCACCGCCGTGCTGACCACCGGGTCGTTCGGCACCGAGTGGGAGCTCTCGGTGCCCCGCCGATGA
- a CDS encoding lysophospholipid acyltransferase family protein: MFYWFLKLIALGPVLKLVFRPQTDGVDHVPEEGPAILACNHLSYADWLFMPLTLPRRVTFVAKAEYFTTPGLKGWLQKQFFSGAGQVPIDRSGADAASGALLSAKKVLGEGHLFGIYPEGTRSHDGRLYRGKTGVARLALETGVPVVPCAVIGTDVVAPPGKTFGSFTRPIVRFGKPLDFSRYEGMENDRYILRSITDEIMYEIMRLSGQEYVDKYASQAKKDDSKKAEAEAKAKAETASEQKKAS; the protein is encoded by the coding sequence TTGTTCTACTGGTTCCTCAAGCTGATCGCGCTCGGTCCGGTGCTCAAGCTCGTCTTCCGCCCCCAGACCGACGGCGTCGACCACGTCCCCGAGGAGGGTCCGGCGATCCTCGCCTGCAACCACCTCTCCTACGCCGACTGGCTGTTCATGCCGTTGACCCTGCCGCGGCGGGTCACCTTCGTGGCCAAGGCCGAGTACTTCACGACCCCGGGCCTCAAGGGCTGGCTGCAGAAGCAGTTCTTCTCCGGCGCCGGCCAGGTGCCCATCGACCGCTCGGGCGCCGACGCGGCCTCCGGCGCGCTGCTGTCGGCCAAGAAGGTCCTCGGCGAGGGCCACCTGTTCGGCATCTACCCCGAGGGCACCCGCTCCCACGACGGCCGTCTCTACCGCGGCAAGACCGGGGTGGCCCGCCTGGCCCTCGAGACCGGCGTACCGGTGGTGCCGTGCGCGGTCATCGGCACCGACGTCGTGGCCCCGCCCGGCAAGACGTTCGGCTCCTTCACCCGTCCGATCGTCCGCTTCGGCAAGCCGCTCGACTTCTCGCGCTACGAGGGGATGGAGAACGACCGCTACATCCTGCGCTCGATCACCGACGAGATCATGTACGAGATCATGCGGCTCTCGGGCCAGGAGTACGTCGACAAGTACGCCTCCCAGGCCAAGAAGGACGACTCCAAGAAGGCCGAGGCTGAGGCCAAGGCGAAGGCCGAGACGGCGAGCGAGCAGAAGAAGGCGTCCTGA
- a CDS encoding GNAT family N-acetyltransferase, with amino-acid sequence MDVEQLLTASDDPVLRHFLDHRRVRRAWTRGRAVVVEQTGRGDGAPVVVGLGPRDDLSPLLGVVGAAAARPGRVIVDASVADDVPARWPLEDPRAWLWMTTTALTDPVPTGRVRELSDLSEVDALLDDAAPHSLTRPATAGAECWLGTHDGHRLVSAGALTRRSSGAGHLGGIVTAGSHARRGLGTAVTAALTARALARGPGLATLGVYTDNATAIGVYRRLGYREERTFVSGAVAPAP; translated from the coding sequence ATGGACGTCGAGCAGCTGCTGACCGCCTCCGACGATCCCGTCCTCCGGCACTTCCTCGACCACCGCCGCGTGCGCCGCGCCTGGACCCGGGGCCGCGCGGTCGTGGTGGAGCAGACGGGTCGCGGTGACGGGGCGCCGGTGGTGGTCGGCCTGGGCCCGCGCGACGACCTGTCCCCGCTCCTCGGGGTGGTGGGCGCGGCGGCGGCGCGGCCCGGACGGGTGATCGTGGACGCGTCGGTCGCCGACGACGTACCCGCGCGGTGGCCGCTGGAGGACCCCCGGGCCTGGCTCTGGATGACGACGACCGCCCTGACGGACCCCGTGCCGACCGGCCGGGTGCGCGAGCTGTCCGACCTCTCCGAGGTCGACGCCCTCCTCGACGACGCGGCCCCCCACTCGCTCACCCGGCCGGCCACCGCCGGGGCGGAGTGCTGGCTCGGGACCCACGACGGGCACCGGCTCGTCTCGGCCGGTGCCCTCACCCGTCGCTCCAGCGGCGCCGGCCACCTCGGCGGCATCGTGACCGCCGGCTCGCACGCCCGCCGCGGACTCGGCACGGCGGTCACCGCTGCCCTCACGGCCCGGGCGCTGGCCCGCGGCCCCGGGCTCGCCACGCTCGGGGTCTACACCGACAACGCCACCGCGATCGGGGTCTACCGCCGGCTGGGCTACCGCGAGGAGCGCACGTTCGTGTCCGGCGCGGTGGCACCGGCGCCCTGA
- a CDS encoding alpha/beta hydrolase — protein sequence MATQHSHDPLYVAARPELTGGRRIGVLLSHGFTGSPVSIRPWGEALGARGYGVAVPRLPGHGTTWQDLNTRRFEDWYGEVARAFDQLCLDHDAVVVGGLSMGGSLALKLAEDHPDRVAGLVLVNPALATKRLDVKLLPVLKHLVGSFPGITDDIKKPGVEEGGYARTPLKAIHSFMQAWPTLIADLPRVTSPVLYFRSSEDHVVDDTTMPILLGGISSDDVTRVALHESFHVATLDHDAPTIFEQTADFVARVTR from the coding sequence ATGGCGACCCAGCACTCCCACGACCCCCTGTACGTCGCGGCGCGGCCCGAGCTCACGGGCGGGCGCCGCATCGGGGTGCTGCTCAGCCACGGCTTCACCGGCTCCCCCGTCTCGATCCGCCCGTGGGGCGAGGCGCTCGGCGCGCGCGGCTACGGCGTCGCCGTACCCCGCCTGCCCGGCCACGGCACCACCTGGCAGGACCTCAACACCCGCCGCTTCGAGGACTGGTACGGCGAGGTCGCACGGGCCTTCGACCAGCTCTGCCTCGACCACGACGCCGTCGTGGTCGGCGGGCTCTCGATGGGCGGCTCCCTGGCACTCAAGCTGGCCGAGGACCACCCCGACCGCGTCGCCGGGCTGGTGCTGGTCAACCCCGCGCTGGCCACCAAGCGTCTCGACGTCAAGCTGCTGCCGGTGCTCAAGCACCTGGTGGGGTCCTTCCCCGGCATCACCGACGACATCAAGAAGCCCGGCGTCGAGGAGGGCGGCTACGCCCGGACCCCGCTGAAGGCCATCCACTCCTTCATGCAGGCCTGGCCCACGCTGATCGCCGACCTGCCCCGGGTGACCTCCCCGGTGCTCTACTTCCGCTCCAGCGAGGACCACGTCGTCGACGACACCACGATGCCGATCCTGCTCGGCGGGATCTCCTCGGACGACGTCACCCGGGTCGCCCTCCACGAGAGCTTCCACGTCGCCACGCTCGACCACGACGCGCCCACGATCTTCGAGCAGACGGCCGACTTCGTCGCGCGTGTGACCCGCTGA
- a CDS encoding ROK family protein has protein sequence MVLYVGVDVGGTKVLAGEVTRAGTVLRTARRTTPGRRVSVESVEDALTAAVLDVAGGRRIAGVGLAAAGFVDATGERVMFAPHLPWVGDPVRDRLSRRWGAPVALDNDANCAAVAESAYGAARGASSALVITLGTGIGGAYLLGGEVVRGAQGMAGEFGHMRLVPDGRACECGMTGCWEQYCSGNALVRLARARVLVEPTVLAEMCDGRPDRLTGPMVTAAAESGDLVARQSFAAVGTWLGIGLGALTSALDPELVVVGGGVSAAGERLLDPARTALERTVVGSAHRTPPRVVAARLGPEAGIVGAALLARAARWSGSARAAMTGRSVVPARAVAAERGDYRAGVRGPRRRRPGRGARGSF, from the coding sequence ATGGTGCTCTACGTCGGGGTCGACGTCGGCGGGACCAAGGTCCTGGCCGGCGAGGTCACCCGCGCCGGCACCGTGCTGCGCACCGCCCGTCGTACGACGCCCGGGCGCCGGGTCAGCGTCGAGTCGGTCGAGGACGCGCTCACTGCTGCGGTGCTCGACGTCGCCGGCGGGCGCCGCATCGCCGGCGTCGGCCTGGCCGCCGCCGGGTTCGTCGACGCCACCGGTGAGCGGGTCATGTTCGCGCCCCACCTGCCCTGGGTCGGCGACCCGGTCCGCGACCGGCTGAGCCGTCGCTGGGGCGCCCCCGTGGCGCTCGACAACGACGCCAACTGCGCCGCGGTCGCGGAGTCGGCGTACGGCGCTGCGAGGGGCGCTTCCTCGGCCCTGGTCATCACCCTCGGCACCGGCATCGGCGGGGCCTACCTGCTCGGCGGCGAGGTGGTGCGCGGGGCGCAGGGCATGGCGGGGGAGTTCGGCCACATGCGGCTGGTCCCCGACGGTCGGGCCTGCGAGTGCGGGATGACCGGCTGCTGGGAGCAGTACTGCTCCGGCAACGCACTGGTGCGCCTGGCCCGCGCGCGGGTGCTGGTCGAGCCCACGGTGCTGGCCGAGATGTGCGACGGCCGCCCCGACCGGCTCACCGGCCCGATGGTGACCGCCGCCGCCGAGTCCGGTGACCTGGTCGCGCGACAGTCCTTCGCGGCCGTCGGCACCTGGCTCGGCATCGGCCTCGGGGCGCTGACCTCGGCGCTCGACCCCGAGCTCGTGGTGGTCGGCGGCGGCGTCTCCGCGGCCGGCGAGCGCCTGCTCGACCCGGCCCGCACCGCCCTGGAGCGCACCGTGGTGGGCTCGGCCCACCGCACCCCGCCGCGGGTGGTGGCGGCCCGGCTGGGGCCCGAGGCCGGCATCGTCGGCGCCGCGCTGCTCGCGCGCGCGGCCCGCTGGTCGGGATCGGCGCGCGCGGCCATGACCGGGCGCTCCGTCGTACCCGCCCGGGCGGTCGCCGCCGAGCGCGGCGACTACCGGGCCGGCGTCAGAGGACCGCGCCGTCGTCGTCCGGGTCGCGGGGCTCGCGGGTCATTTTGA
- a CDS encoding ROK family glucokinase, protein MSDRGSVGGADLRGLTCGIDVGGTKIAGAVVDVEGTVVAEHRVVSPAADADAVEDAIARLVLELAARHELTAVGIGAAGYVDAGRAVVMFAPNIAWRDEDLRHEIQARVQLPVVVENDANAAAWGEFAFGAAADVDDMLMVTVGTGVGGGIVHNGSLFRGGFGAAAEIGHLRVVPGGRQCGCGNLGCLEQYASGSALVKETRAQALTPEAAALLERAGGDPAAIDGPMITAAAADGDPFAMAQVAELARWLGEAIASLAAVLDPGSVVIGGGVSEAGDLLLDPVREAFLGQLTGRGHRPVPDIRTASLGNRAGVIGAADLARH, encoded by the coding sequence ATGAGTGACAGAGGTTCTGTCGGCGGTGCCGACCTGCGTGGCCTGACGTGCGGCATCGACGTCGGCGGCACCAAGATCGCAGGGGCGGTGGTCGACGTCGAGGGCACCGTGGTCGCCGAGCACCGGGTGGTCTCGCCCGCGGCCGACGCCGACGCCGTGGAGGACGCCATCGCCCGGCTCGTGCTCGAGCTGGCCGCCCGGCACGAGCTGACGGCGGTCGGCATCGGGGCCGCCGGCTACGTCGACGCCGGTCGGGCCGTGGTCATGTTCGCCCCCAACATCGCCTGGCGCGACGAGGACCTCCGCCACGAGATCCAGGCCCGCGTGCAGCTCCCGGTCGTCGTGGAGAACGACGCCAACGCCGCGGCGTGGGGCGAGTTCGCCTTCGGGGCGGCCGCCGACGTCGACGACATGCTCATGGTCACCGTCGGCACCGGCGTGGGTGGCGGCATCGTCCACAACGGCTCGCTGTTCCGCGGCGGCTTCGGCGCGGCCGCCGAGATCGGCCACCTGCGGGTCGTGCCGGGCGGGCGGCAGTGCGGGTGCGGCAACCTCGGGTGCCTCGAGCAGTACGCCAGTGGCTCGGCGCTGGTCAAGGAGACCCGCGCCCAGGCCCTGACCCCCGAGGCCGCGGCGCTGCTCGAGCGGGCCGGCGGGGACCCGGCGGCGATCGACGGCCCGATGATCACGGCCGCCGCCGCCGACGGCGACCCGTTCGCGATGGCCCAGGTCGCCGAGCTGGCGCGCTGGCTCGGCGAGGCCATCGCATCCCTGGCCGCGGTCCTCGACCCCGGGTCGGTCGTGATCGGCGGCGGGGTCAGCGAGGCCGGCGACCTGCTCCTCGACCCGGTGCGCGAGGCCTTCCTCGGACAGCTGACCGGCCGCGGCCACCGGCCCGTGCCCGACATCCGCACCGCCTCGCTCGGCAACCGCGCCGGCGTCATCGGTGCCGCCGACCTCGCGCGTCACTGA
- a CDS encoding ArsA family ATPase produces the protein MRIVLFTGKGGVGKSTVAAGTAALAAAAGRRTLVLSTDAAHSLGDAFGAVVGPEPTEVADGLFVQQVDAQLRFEQSWAEVQGYLLSVLDGAGVDPVAAEELTVIPGAEEVLALLELRLHALRGEWDVIVVDCAPTAETLRLLALPEALGWYMQRVFPTQQRVMRALRPVLSRAAGVPMPGGTVFEALERLHGELGEVHALLSGPSASVRIVMTPEQVVLAEARRSHTSLSLFGYRVDGVVANRIFPADGADDWRARWVLAQDAVLAEVEESFAGLPIWRSEYRAVEPVGVAALAELAADLYAGTDPLAAPTGAGPFRVSRTPGEGAVLHLALPGVRRADIGLARHHDELVVTVGSYRRLLTLPAGLTRLEVAGARVEDGELRVRFRETATVGQER, from the coding sequence GTGCGTATCGTCCTGTTCACCGGCAAGGGTGGCGTCGGCAAGTCCACTGTCGCCGCCGGCACCGCCGCGCTCGCCGCGGCCGCGGGCCGGCGCACCCTGGTGCTGTCGACCGACGCCGCGCACTCGCTGGGCGACGCGTTCGGCGCCGTCGTCGGCCCGGAGCCGACCGAGGTGGCCGACGGGCTGTTCGTGCAGCAGGTCGACGCCCAGCTGCGCTTCGAGCAGTCGTGGGCCGAGGTGCAGGGCTACCTCCTCTCGGTGCTCGACGGCGCCGGGGTCGACCCCGTCGCGGCCGAGGAGCTCACTGTCATCCCCGGTGCCGAGGAGGTCCTCGCGCTCCTGGAGCTGCGGCTGCACGCCCTGCGCGGCGAGTGGGACGTCATCGTCGTCGACTGCGCGCCGACCGCCGAGACCCTGCGCCTGCTCGCGCTGCCCGAGGCCCTCGGCTGGTACATGCAGCGCGTCTTCCCGACCCAGCAGCGCGTGATGAGGGCGCTGCGCCCGGTGCTGTCGCGCGCAGCCGGGGTGCCGATGCCCGGAGGCACCGTGTTCGAAGCCCTCGAGCGCCTGCACGGCGAGCTCGGCGAGGTCCACGCCCTGCTGTCGGGTCCCTCGGCGAGCGTGCGCATCGTGATGACCCCCGAGCAGGTCGTGCTCGCCGAGGCCCGGCGCAGCCACACCAGCCTGTCGCTCTTCGGCTACCGCGTCGACGGCGTCGTCGCCAACCGGATCTTCCCCGCCGACGGGGCCGACGACTGGCGCGCGCGCTGGGTGCTGGCCCAGGACGCCGTGCTCGCCGAGGTCGAGGAGTCCTTCGCCGGGCTGCCGATCTGGCGCTCCGAGTACCGCGCCGTCGAGCCGGTGGGGGTCGCGGCGCTCGCCGAGCTCGCCGCCGACCTCTACGCCGGCACCGACCCGCTCGCCGCGCCCACCGGCGCCGGCCCGTTCCGGGTCTCCCGCACGCCGGGCGAGGGAGCCGTGCTCCACCTGGCGCTGCCCGGCGTACGCCGCGCCGACATCGGGCTGGCCCGTCACCACGACGAGCTGGTCGTCACCGTCGGCTCCTACCGCCGCCTGCTCACCCTGCCCGCGGGCCTGACCCGCCTCGAGGTCGCTGGAGCCCGCGTCGAGGACGGCGAGCTGCGGGTGCGGTTCCGCGAGACCGCGACCGTCGGACAGGAGCGGTGA
- a CDS encoding SRPBCC family protein has translation MPEQTTSSIVVDAPPSAVMDVIADFPAYPTWAKGVKVADVRSSFAGEQSDRAREVFFTLDVAPVKDEYTLAYVWDGDRQVTWTLVEGKMLKALDGAYVLDDLGGGRTEVTYRLALDVSIPMIGMIKRKGEKILIDTALKGLKQRVESLG, from the coding sequence GTGCCGGAGCAGACCACCTCGTCGATCGTGGTCGACGCCCCGCCCTCGGCGGTGATGGACGTGATCGCCGACTTCCCCGCCTACCCCACGTGGGCCAAGGGCGTGAAGGTCGCCGACGTGCGCTCGTCGTTCGCCGGTGAGCAGTCCGACCGCGCGCGCGAGGTGTTCTTCACCCTCGACGTGGCGCCGGTCAAGGACGAGTACACCCTCGCCTACGTGTGGGACGGCGACCGCCAGGTCACCTGGACCCTCGTCGAGGGCAAGATGCTCAAGGCGCTCGACGGGGCCTACGTGCTCGACGACCTCGGTGGCGGTCGCACCGAGGTGACCTACCGGCTGGCCCTCGACGTGTCGATCCCGATGATCGGGATGATCAAGCGCAAGGGCGAGAAGATCCTCATCGACACCGCGTTGAAGGGCCTCAAGCAGCGCGTCGAGTCGCTGGGCTGA
- a CDS encoding AMP-dependent synthetase/ligase, translated as MREYSTPLTVDRPTTGNLTDDVVRNAAEAPEAVVLARRTRVPGDGSTDGTDDTAWQDVTAARFLAEVRAAAKGLLAAGVGPGDRVALICATRWEWTLLDYAIWFAGAVTVPIYETSSVEQVEWILRDSGAVAVLAEGPDHLTRIASVRSGLDALRHVWAIDAGPDAGPDAGPGDGAIDVLTRLGADVADADLDVRREAATPESLATLIYTSGTTGRPKGCMLTHGNFLTEIGVAVHELDALFTPGDDGAQPSTLLFLPLAHVFARIIQIGAIRSRVRLGHSSDIRNLVTSLQEFQPTFVLAVPRVFEKVFNTASQRATADGRGKIFDRATETAIAWSRGLDGPKGRASPAVRLRHAAFDRLVYAKLREALGGRCTYAVSGGAPLGERLGHFYRGIGLIVLEGYGLTETTAAVTVNLPEAQRVGSVGRPIPGTAVRVADDGELLFRGGQVFTGYWNDAVATAEAIEPDGWFHTGDVGEVDDEGFVRITGRKKEILVTAGGKNVAPAVLEDRLRAHALVSQALVVGDRQPFIAALVTLDAEALPLWAEAHGKTGRKGAGLAEDLVDDPDLLAEIQRGVDDANAAVSKAEAIRKFRVLATDWTEEDGQLTPSLKLRRNVVTRELKDEIAALYL; from the coding sequence GTGCGTGAGTACTCGACACCCCTGACGGTCGACCGACCCACCACCGGCAACCTCACCGACGACGTCGTGCGCAACGCCGCCGAGGCTCCCGAGGCGGTCGTGCTGGCCCGCCGTACCCGCGTCCCGGGCGATGGCAGCACCGACGGCACCGACGACACCGCCTGGCAGGACGTGACCGCGGCGCGGTTCCTGGCCGAGGTCCGTGCCGCCGCCAAGGGCCTCCTCGCCGCGGGCGTCGGACCCGGCGACCGGGTCGCCCTGATCTGCGCCACCCGCTGGGAGTGGACGCTGCTCGACTACGCGATCTGGTTCGCCGGGGCCGTCACCGTGCCGATCTACGAGACGTCCTCGGTCGAGCAGGTCGAGTGGATCCTGCGCGACTCGGGGGCGGTCGCGGTCCTCGCCGAGGGGCCCGACCACCTGACGCGGATCGCCTCGGTGCGCTCGGGGCTCGACGCGCTGCGTCACGTGTGGGCGATCGACGCCGGTCCTGACGCCGGCCCCGACGCGGGTCCTGGCGACGGCGCGATCGACGTGCTGACCCGCCTCGGTGCCGACGTCGCCGACGCCGACCTCGACGTACGCCGGGAGGCCGCGACGCCCGAGAGCCTGGCGACGCTGATCTACACGTCCGGCACGACCGGACGCCCCAAGGGCTGCATGCTCACCCACGGCAACTTCCTCACCGAGATCGGCGTTGCCGTCCACGAGCTCGACGCGCTCTTCACGCCCGGCGACGACGGCGCCCAACCCTCGACGCTGCTGTTCCTCCCCCTCGCCCACGTCTTCGCGCGGATCATCCAGATCGGGGCGATCCGGTCGCGGGTGCGACTGGGCCACAGCAGCGACATCCGCAACCTCGTGACGTCCCTGCAGGAGTTCCAGCCCACGTTCGTGCTGGCCGTCCCGCGGGTCTTCGAGAAGGTGTTCAACACCGCCTCCCAGCGCGCCACCGCCGACGGCCGCGGCAAGATCTTCGACCGCGCGACCGAGACCGCGATCGCGTGGTCGCGTGGCCTCGACGGCCCCAAGGGCCGCGCGTCGCCCGCCGTACGCCTGCGGCACGCGGCGTTCGACCGCCTGGTCTACGCCAAGCTGCGCGAGGCCCTCGGGGGCCGGTGCACCTACGCCGTCTCGGGCGGCGCCCCGCTCGGCGAGCGCCTCGGGCACTTCTACCGCGGCATCGGCCTGATCGTCCTGGAGGGCTACGGGCTCACCGAGACCACGGCCGCGGTGACGGTCAACCTGCCCGAGGCCCAGCGGGTGGGCAGCGTGGGTCGCCCGATCCCCGGGACGGCGGTGCGGGTCGCCGACGACGGCGAGCTGCTGTTCCGCGGTGGCCAGGTCTTCACGGGCTACTGGAACGACGCCGTGGCCACGGCCGAGGCGATCGAGCCCGACGGGTGGTTCCACACCGGCGACGTGGGCGAGGTCGACGACGAGGGGTTCGTGCGCATCACCGGCCGCAAGAAGGAGATCCTGGTGACCGCCGGCGGCAAGAACGTCGCCCCCGCCGTCCTCGAGGACCGGCTGCGCGCGCACGCGCTGGTCAGCCAGGCCCTGGTGGTCGGCGACCGTCAGCCCTTCATCGCGGCGCTGGTCACCCTCGACGCCGAGGCACTCCCGCTGTGGGCCGAGGCCCACGGCAAGACCGGACGCAAGGGAGCCGGGCTCGCCGAGGACCTCGTCGACGACCCCGACCTGCTCGCCGAGATCCAGCGTGGTGTCGACGACGCCAACGCCGCGGTCTCCAAGGCCGAGGCGATCCGCAAGTTCCGGGTGCTCGCGACCGACTGGACCGAGGAGGACGGGCAGCTGACGCCCAGCCTCAAGCTGCGTCGCAACGTGGTGACGCGCGAGCTCAAGGACGAGATCGCCGCGCTCTACCTCTGA
- a CDS encoding sensor histidine kinase, translating into MTERRALRITVGARLFALLAIGAPVLYEHDRAAVVALVGLSAIWVVASLLERLPTHTVAALTAEAVLTGVACGAAIGSTEAVLLALAVPPFVAAVVRGALGALLALGAELATAVGLVLVLGEDLSADESFALFTWSVGALGLGMIGTFLHASFQSQTDELAPYLDAQRLLRQLVDLSSDLSSGLDVASLAGAMASEVGDRLPTTELAIYVPRGEVLVPLVSHGGVDDRGTRGRAEQLALESWARSAPIVDEHVFAFPLGSSVVVAGRLSPSAGLDVAEVERTILGLPRLLEAKSVQLDTALLFADFRDSASADERKRLAREMHDGVAQDIASLGYLVDALAARPADEAQAGMLVLLRDRISNIVAEVRQSVLTLRTSIGEADTLGVAIGAVARHLSESSQIPIQVTLDEHSTRLRPEVEAELFRITQEAMNNAIKHAECTKVEVHCQVHAPSALITITDDGRGLQPPRSDSHGLKIMRERARLARADLAIIDRPEGGLRVTVRLA; encoded by the coding sequence ATGACCGAACGACGCGCCCTGCGGATCACCGTCGGCGCCCGGCTGTTCGCCCTGCTCGCCATCGGCGCTCCGGTCCTCTACGAGCACGACCGCGCGGCGGTCGTCGCCCTGGTCGGGCTCTCCGCCATCTGGGTCGTCGCCAGCCTCCTCGAGCGGCTGCCGACCCACACCGTCGCGGCGCTGACCGCCGAGGCGGTGCTGACCGGGGTGGCGTGCGGTGCCGCCATCGGGTCGACCGAGGCCGTCCTGCTGGCGCTCGCCGTGCCGCCGTTCGTCGCTGCCGTCGTCCGCGGCGCCCTCGGCGCCCTGCTGGCGCTGGGAGCCGAGCTGGCCACCGCGGTCGGTCTCGTCCTGGTCCTGGGAGAGGACCTCTCGGCCGACGAGAGCTTCGCCCTCTTCACGTGGAGCGTGGGGGCCTTGGGCCTGGGCATGATCGGCACCTTCCTGCACGCCAGCTTCCAGTCGCAGACCGACGAGCTGGCCCCCTACCTCGACGCCCAGCGGCTCCTGCGGCAGCTGGTCGACCTGTCCTCCGACCTCAGCTCCGGTCTCGACGTGGCCTCGCTGGCCGGCGCCATGGCCAGCGAGGTCGGGGACCGGCTGCCCACGACCGAGCTCGCGATCTACGTGCCGCGCGGGGAGGTCCTCGTCCCGCTGGTCTCCCACGGCGGCGTCGACGACCGGGGCACCCGCGGCCGGGCCGAGCAACTGGCGCTCGAGTCGTGGGCCCGGTCGGCGCCCATCGTCGACGAGCACGTCTTCGCGTTCCCGCTCGGCTCCTCCGTGGTGGTCGCCGGACGGCTCTCGCCCTCGGCCGGCCTCGACGTCGCCGAGGTCGAGCGCACCATCCTCGGGCTTCCTCGACTCCTCGAGGCCAAGTCGGTCCAGCTCGACACCGCGCTGCTCTTCGCCGACTTCCGCGACTCCGCCTCGGCCGACGAGCGCAAGCGCCTGGCCCGGGAGATGCACGACGGCGTGGCCCAGGACATCGCGTCCCTCGGCTACCTGGTCGACGCCCTCGCCGCCCGGCCGGCCGACGAGGCGCAGGCCGGGATGCTCGTCCTGCTGCGCGACCGGATCAGCAACATCGTGGCCGAGGTCCGCCAGTCGGTGCTCACCCTGCGCACCAGCATCGGCGAGGCCGACACCCTCGGGGTCGCGATCGGGGCCGTCGCCCGCCACCTCAGCGAGTCCTCCCAGATCCCGATCCAGGTGACCCTCGACGAGCACTCCACCCGGCTGCGGCCCGAGGTCGAGGCCGAGCTGTTCCGGATCACCCAGGAGGCGATGAACAACGCGATCAAGCACGCCGAGTGCACCAAGGTCGAGGTGCACTGCCAGGTGCACGCTCCCTCGGCCCTGATCACGATCACCGACGACGGCCGGGGCCTGCAGCCTCCGCGCAGCGACTCCCACGGGTTGAAGATCATGCGCGAGCGCGCGCGGCTCGCGCGTGCCGACCTCGCGATCATCGACCGCCCCGAGGGCGGGCTCCGGGTCACGGTCAGGCTCGCGTGA